The following coding sequences are from one Streptomyces venezuelae window:
- a CDS encoding amidase domain-containing protein, giving the protein MISIAIPKRYRPAAFTGVAAAVMCGCLLAPPAHADAGGAPRKADQRTLATFARIADDVLSRRTQALVEDHAGRGGQDTGAVTPRMSGRLRTDEDAALRSLRARKSRLAQLGEAYTKADTRVVVDSATLTGGTATVQVTASSTLTYKKVREGGPRTTAFSTRQELKLANTKDGGWQLTAITSRNQGPVAVDEPAAARTRTVEDDGNQYPDGTPASTKYPTTPMPSGKTAGTYDYSAMARYAEKYWRSYNPAYRKFNGAGGDCTNFVSQALKAGGWKPVPGSAYDYRNWWYESAGQSTSWVGVNEWAWFTLSNRRAPNLTSAYQLDVGDVLQVDFDKNGSKDHTMLVTYRNRQGMPYLTYHSTDTYRRSLASLIASYPDARYFAYRT; this is encoded by the coding sequence GTGATATCCATAGCGATACCCAAGAGATACAGACCCGCCGCCTTCACCGGGGTCGCCGCGGCCGTGATGTGCGGCTGCCTGCTCGCGCCCCCGGCGCACGCGGACGCCGGTGGTGCGCCCCGCAAGGCCGACCAGCGGACACTCGCCACCTTCGCCCGCATCGCCGACGATGTCCTGTCCCGGCGCACCCAGGCCCTGGTGGAGGACCACGCGGGGCGCGGCGGCCAGGACACCGGAGCGGTGACGCCGCGCATGTCCGGGCGGCTGCGGACGGACGAGGACGCCGCGCTGCGGTCGCTGCGCGCCCGCAAGTCGCGTCTGGCCCAGCTCGGCGAGGCCTACACGAAGGCGGACACCCGCGTCGTCGTGGACAGTGCCACGCTCACCGGCGGCACGGCGACCGTCCAGGTCACCGCGTCGTCGACGCTGACGTACAAGAAGGTGCGCGAGGGCGGGCCGCGCACCACCGCGTTCTCGACGCGGCAGGAGCTGAAGCTCGCGAACACGAAGGACGGCGGCTGGCAGCTGACCGCGATCACCTCGCGCAACCAGGGCCCTGTCGCGGTCGACGAGCCCGCGGCGGCCCGGACGAGAACCGTCGAGGACGACGGCAACCAGTACCCGGACGGCACACCCGCCTCGACCAAGTACCCCACCACGCCGATGCCCTCGGGCAAGACGGCCGGCACCTACGACTACTCCGCCATGGCGCGGTACGCGGAGAAGTACTGGCGCAGCTACAACCCGGCCTACCGCAAGTTCAACGGAGCCGGCGGCGACTGCACCAACTTCGTCAGCCAGGCGCTGAAGGCGGGCGGCTGGAAGCCCGTCCCCGGTTCCGCCTACGACTACCGCAACTGGTGGTACGAGAGCGCGGGCCAGAGCACCTCCTGGGTCGGGGTGAACGAATGGGCCTGGTTCACGCTGTCCAACCGGCGGGCCCCGAACCTGACGAGCGCCTATCAGCTTGACGTCGGCGACGTCCTGCAGGTGGACTTCGACAAGAACGGGTCCAAGGACCACACCATGCTGGTGACGTACCGCAACAGGCAGGGCATGCCGTACCTGACCTACCACTCCACCGACACCTACCGCAGGTCGCTCGCGAGCCTGATCGCGTCCTACCCCGACGCGCGCTACTTCGCGTACCGCACGTAG
- a CDS encoding transglycosylase domain-containing protein: MGARKRAAGQGGGRRRAAQGERRAATGRRRKSRQRTTGGIPGALAGVRGQLRRLRPAYPRPGRSGWRRWLPSWRQWLGAFLYLALALTGFVTIAYATTDIPDDLNSFATQQDNVYYWSDGSVMARTGWVIRQEIPLKRVPPKVRGAVLAAENASFYSDAGVSPSGVLRAATAAITGGETQGGSTITQQYVKNVYLSQDRTLSRKFTEALLAVKLDNHTSKDKIFQAYLNTSWFGRGTYGIQRASHAYYGKDVSRLNPSEGAFLASLLKGAGLYDPALGKENRERAVDRWNWILDRMVATGHLTQAERATYKKFPEPTKSGSGDIPGARTGYLVELAKRHAIKSGHITAADYDLGGYQIRTTFDRKRTKALTAAVHRAEKDFDAERRPDTDEHAKIGAASVAPDGRLLAVYGGRDFLKQGFNQSNATTIPAGSAFTPFVYAAALEDGVKRTREGDRTPVSPASVYDGDDKIAVKTPEGPYWDRSGKVVKGRNEGGRDWGQVTLRQAVADSVNTPLLQLGLDVGLDRVEKYALRAGLLPASLGERIPVFALGENSTPSAIRMAGAYQTFAAHGMHTDPYSVSSVTRAGDAVPLAVPRPARAMSEKTAQAVTDALRTTMTDGSAKTAGAAHPAAVGKTGTTTANTAGWFVGGTPDETTAVVVYRMSLKDLVPLSLKGLGGDASATSASRRAVDLWTHYIKALT, translated from the coding sequence GTGGGTGCGCGCAAGAGGGCCGCAGGCCAGGGCGGCGGGAGACGGCGGGCGGCACAGGGGGAACGCCGCGCGGCGACCGGCCGACGCAGGAAGTCCAGGCAGCGGACCACGGGCGGCATACCCGGCGCCCTCGCCGGGGTGCGGGGGCAACTGCGCCGGCTGCGTCCGGCCTACCCCCGGCCGGGCCGCAGCGGTTGGCGCCGGTGGCTGCCTTCGTGGCGCCAGTGGCTCGGCGCTTTCCTGTACCTGGCGCTCGCTCTGACCGGCTTCGTCACGATCGCGTACGCCACCACGGACATACCGGACGACCTCAACTCGTTCGCCACGCAACAGGACAATGTGTACTACTGGTCCGACGGCAGCGTCATGGCCCGCACCGGCTGGGTCATCAGGCAGGAGATCCCGCTGAAGAGGGTGCCGCCGAAGGTCCGGGGCGCCGTCCTCGCGGCCGAGAACGCGAGCTTCTACTCGGATGCCGGCGTCTCACCGAGCGGTGTCCTGCGTGCGGCGACCGCCGCGATCACCGGAGGAGAGACGCAGGGTGGGTCGACCATCACCCAGCAGTACGTGAAGAACGTCTACCTCAGCCAGGACCGCACCCTGTCCCGGAAGTTCACCGAAGCCCTGCTCGCCGTGAAGCTGGACAACCACACGAGCAAGGACAAGATCTTCCAGGCCTACCTGAACACGAGCTGGTTCGGGCGGGGCACCTACGGCATCCAGCGCGCCTCGCACGCCTACTACGGCAAGGACGTCTCGCGCCTCAACCCCAGCGAAGGCGCCTTCCTGGCCTCTCTCCTCAAAGGCGCCGGACTCTACGACCCGGCCCTCGGCAAGGAGAACCGTGAGCGGGCCGTCGACCGCTGGAACTGGATCCTGGACCGCATGGTGGCGACCGGCCACCTCACCCAGGCCGAGCGGGCCACCTACAAGAAGTTCCCCGAACCCACGAAGTCGGGCTCCGGCGACATCCCCGGCGCGCGGACCGGCTATCTGGTGGAGCTGGCCAAGCGGCACGCGATCAAGTCCGGACACATCACCGCCGCCGACTACGACCTGGGCGGCTACCAGATCCGCACGACCTTCGACCGCAAACGCACCAAGGCCCTGACCGCCGCCGTTCACCGGGCCGAGAAGGACTTCGACGCCGAGCGGCGGCCCGACACCGACGAGCACGCGAAGATCGGCGCGGCGAGCGTGGCCCCCGACGGCCGGCTGCTCGCCGTGTACGGTGGCCGCGACTTCCTGAAACAGGGCTTCAACCAGTCCAACGCGACGACCATTCCGGCCGGTTCGGCGTTCACCCCCTTCGTCTACGCCGCCGCGCTCGAGGACGGCGTCAAGCGCACCCGGGAGGGGGACCGCACCCCCGTCTCCCCGGCGAGCGTCTACGACGGCGACGACAAGATCGCCGTGAAGACGCCGGAGGGGCCCTACTGGGACCGCAGCGGCAAGGTGGTCAAGGGCCGCAACGAAGGGGGCCGCGACTGGGGCCAGGTGACCTTGCGCCAGGCTGTCGCCGACTCCGTGAACACACCTCTGCTCCAACTCGGCCTCGACGTCGGCCTGGACCGGGTGGAGAAGTACGCCCTGCGGGCGGGACTGCTCCCCGCCAGCCTGGGAGAACGGATACCCGTGTTCGCACTCGGGGAGAACTCGACGCCCAGCGCCATCCGGATGGCCGGTGCCTACCAGACCTTCGCCGCCCACGGCATGCACACCGACCCGTACTCGGTGAGCTCGGTGACCCGGGCCGGGGACGCCGTGCCGCTCGCCGTACCGCGACCCGCCCGTGCGATGTCGGAGAAGACCGCCCAGGCGGTCACGGACGCCCTGCGGACCACCATGACCGACGGGTCGGCGAAGACGGCGGGCGCGGCACACCCCGCCGCCGTGGGCAAGACCGGGACGACCACGGCGAACACGGCGGGATGGTTCGTGGGAGGCACCCCCGACGAGACCACGGCCGTGGTCGTCTACCGCATGTCGCTCAAGGACCTGGTGCCCCTGTCGCTCAAGGGGCTGGGCGGCGACGCTTCCGCCACATCCGCCAGCCGGCGAGCAGTGGATCTGTGGACCCACTACATCAAGGCACTCACCTAG
- a CDS encoding phosphatase PAP2 family protein — MGETTVTTLEGREKPASSPVADAKNGRNGRNGLRRFRRLRTPRRPRLWFEILLIGVSYWTYSLIRNAVPEQKSQALRNADWIWRVEHDLGTAFEQSVNHAVDSVTWLIVGMNYYYATLHFVVTLGVLVWLFRKHPGRYAATRLVLFATTAVALVGYYFYPLAPPRLMNGTHFIDTVVVHQTWGSMASGDLKNMSNQYAAMPSMHIGWSLWCGLTIFALASVPWAKVLGLLYPVATLVVIVATANHFWLDAVGGMLCLAFGFAVVRFWYGAMPYALPRDVAAPDRLST, encoded by the coding sequence ATGGGTGAGACGACCGTGACGACACTTGAGGGCCGTGAGAAGCCCGCCTCATCACCCGTCGCGGACGCGAAGAACGGCCGCAATGGGCGGAACGGGCTGCGTCGTTTCCGTCGCCTCCGAACGCCCCGCCGGCCGCGTCTGTGGTTCGAGATCCTGCTCATCGGCGTCAGTTACTGGACGTATTCGCTGATCCGCAACGCGGTGCCGGAGCAGAAGTCGCAGGCGCTGCGCAACGCGGACTGGATCTGGCGCGTCGAGCACGACCTGGGGACAGCGTTCGAGCAGAGCGTCAACCACGCCGTCGACTCGGTGACATGGCTCATCGTCGGCATGAACTACTACTACGCGACCCTGCACTTCGTCGTCACGCTCGGTGTCCTCGTCTGGCTCTTCCGCAAGCATCCGGGGCGGTACGCGGCCACGCGTCTCGTCCTCTTCGCGACGACGGCGGTCGCTCTGGTCGGGTACTACTTCTACCCGCTGGCCCCGCCGCGTCTGATGAACGGCACCCACTTCATCGACACCGTGGTCGTCCACCAGACCTGGGGCTCGATGGCCTCCGGCGACCTCAAGAACATGTCGAACCAGTACGCGGCGATGCCGTCCATGCACATCGGCTGGTCGCTGTGGTGCGGCCTCACCATCTTCGCCCTGGCCTCGGTCCCGTGGGCCAAGGTGCTCGGCCTGCTCTACCCCGTGGCGACGCTCGTCGTCATCGTGGCCACCGCCAACCACTTCTGGCTCGACGCGGTCGGCGGCATGCTCTGCCTGGCCTTCGGTTTCGCGGTCGTGCGGTTCTGGTACGGCGCGATGCCGTACGCACTGCCGCGCGATGTGGCCGCGCCGGACCGTCTGTCTACCTGA
- a CDS encoding DUF4157 domain-containing protein, whose translation MRARETARPADGERAGRVPARGTASSSSAEGSMSAQEIRALQRSAGNAAVVRAVQRSSVHDVLRGGGRPLDTGTRTDMEARLGADFSDVRLHDDSAAKASAAEVGARAYTSGNHVVIGDGGADRHTLAHELTHVIQQRQGPVAGTDNGSGLKVSDPSDRFEREAEANAHRVLSGPAPAARTETAAHDHGAADHAGAAVQRAPATQTQTAPRVDWNQLLDIIVGSDRTLAGFQFGSECRNNGGNNLISRPVEVTVTAGGTTARLAVHLNVMLTSGGEVRDRKTGASTAAIKGSLFHLTARPMAGQNLIHEAGASSLTAQESIHVGRNNAEGWNNRPGNTQTLAGAVDVPRDALLAALDAKYPHSGIEDLIERFKRDVGRAVIHGLAPEVVHVNWDGDESFR comes from the coding sequence ATGCGCGCCCGTGAAACCGCCCGACCCGCCGACGGGGAGCGCGCAGGCCGCGTACCGGCCCGCGGCACCGCGTCGTCGTCGAGCGCGGAGGGCAGCATGTCCGCGCAGGAGATCCGGGCCCTGCAGCGCAGCGCGGGCAACGCCGCCGTCGTCCGCGCGGTGCAGCGCTCCTCCGTCCACGACGTGCTCCGCGGCGGCGGACGCCCCCTCGACACGGGAACCCGCACGGACATGGAGGCCCGCCTCGGCGCGGACTTCTCCGACGTACGCCTCCACGACGACAGCGCCGCGAAGGCCTCCGCGGCCGAGGTCGGCGCCCGCGCCTACACCTCCGGCAACCACGTCGTCATCGGCGACGGCGGCGCCGACCGGCATACGCTCGCCCACGAGCTGACGCACGTCATCCAGCAGCGGCAGGGCCCGGTCGCGGGCACCGACAACGGCTCGGGCCTCAAGGTCTCCGACCCGTCCGACCGGTTCGAGCGCGAGGCCGAGGCCAACGCCCACCGGGTCCTCTCGGGCCCGGCGCCCGCGGCCCGCACCGAGACGGCCGCGCACGACCACGGGGCCGCGGACCACGCCGGGGCCGCCGTGCAGCGCGCCCCCGCCACACAGACCCAGACCGCTCCCCGCGTGGACTGGAACCAGCTCCTGGACATCATCGTCGGCTCGGACCGTACGCTCGCCGGGTTCCAGTTCGGGTCCGAGTGCCGGAACAACGGCGGCAACAACCTCATCTCCCGGCCCGTGGAGGTGACCGTCACCGCGGGCGGCACCACGGCCCGTCTCGCCGTCCACCTCAACGTCATGCTGACCAGCGGCGGCGAGGTCCGGGACCGCAAGACCGGTGCGTCCACGGCGGCGATCAAGGGCTCCCTCTTCCACCTGACCGCCCGCCCGATGGCCGGCCAGAACCTGATCCACGAGGCGGGCGCGTCCAGCCTCACGGCCCAGGAGTCGATCCACGTGGGCCGCAACAACGCCGAAGGCTGGAACAACCGCCCCGGGAACACCCAGACCCTCGCCGGCGCCGTCGACGTGCCCCGCGACGCCCTCCTCGCCGCGCTGGACGCCAAATACCCGCACAGCGGCATCGAGGACCTGATCGAGCGCTTCAAGAGGGACGTCGGCCGCGCGGTGATCCACGGCCTGGCACCGGAGGTCGTCCACGTCAACTGGGACGGGGACGAGTCGTTCAGGTAG
- a CDS encoding LacI family DNA-binding transcriptional regulator, translating to MTARLADIAAQAGVSEATVSRVLNGKPGVAAGTRQSVLAALDVLGYERPVRLRRRSEGLVGLITPELENPIFPALAQVVGQALTRQGYTPVLATQTPGGSTEDELTEMLVDRGVAGIIFVSGLHADTSADTHRYEQLRAQGVPFVLVDGFSPKVQAPCVSPDDRAAMRLAVTHLVSLGHTRIGLALGPRRFVPVQRKIEGFVRTMRDQLDLSPATVETELVQHSLYTLEGGQAAASALLDRGCTAVACASDMMALGAVREARRRGLEVPDDISVVGFDDSPLIAFTDPPLTTVRKPVPAMGQAAVRTLLEEIGGTPAPPGEFVFMPELVVRGSTASGPGRP from the coding sequence GTGACCGCACGGCTAGCCGACATCGCAGCCCAGGCGGGGGTCAGCGAAGCGACGGTGAGCCGCGTGCTCAACGGCAAGCCGGGCGTCGCCGCGGGCACCCGTCAGTCCGTGCTCGCCGCGCTCGACGTGCTCGGCTACGAACGCCCGGTGCGGCTGCGCCGCCGCAGCGAGGGCCTGGTCGGACTGATCACGCCGGAGCTGGAGAACCCGATCTTCCCCGCGCTCGCACAGGTCGTCGGGCAGGCGCTGACCCGGCAGGGGTACACGCCGGTGCTCGCCACGCAGACGCCGGGCGGTTCCACGGAGGACGAGCTCACGGAGATGCTGGTGGACCGCGGGGTCGCGGGGATCATCTTCGTCTCGGGGCTGCACGCGGACACCTCGGCCGACACGCACCGTTACGAACAGCTGCGCGCGCAGGGCGTCCCCTTCGTCCTCGTGGACGGCTTCTCGCCGAAGGTGCAGGCGCCGTGCGTCTCGCCGGACGACCGCGCGGCGATGCGCCTCGCGGTGACCCATCTGGTCTCCTTGGGGCATACACGCATCGGTCTCGCCCTCGGCCCGCGGCGGTTCGTGCCCGTGCAGCGCAAGATCGAGGGTTTCGTCCGCACGATGCGGGACCAGCTGGACCTCTCCCCCGCCACCGTCGAGACGGAACTAGTCCAGCACTCCCTGTACACCCTGGAAGGCGGTCAGGCCGCCGCCTCGGCGCTCCTGGACCGCGGCTGCACGGCTGTGGCGTGTGCCAGCGACATGATGGCGCTGGGTGCGGTACGGGAGGCGCGCAGGCGCGGCCTGGAGGTGCCGGACGACATCTCCGTGGTCGGCTTCGACGACTCGCCGCTGATCGCGTTCACCGACCCGCCGCTGACCACGGTGCGCAAGCCGGTGCCCGCCATGGGCCAGGCCGCGGTGCGCACGCTCCTGGAAGAGATCGGCGGCACCCCCGCGCCGCCCGGCGAGTTCGTCTTCATGCCCGAACTGGTCGTTCGAGGTTCAACCGCCTCGGGTCCCGGGCGCCCCTAG
- a CDS encoding VOC family protein, which yields MEYTLEVIPLPVSDIDRAKEFYSEKLGFHVDIDTEVMPGMRIVQLTPPGSGCSIALAGDALWETMAGPRPAVGSYQGLQLCVADAKAAHAELVARGLDVSEPVQHAPQDGGTFMYFKDPDGNGWAIQEYRVRATTPLREAITAQD from the coding sequence ATGGAATACACACTCGAAGTGATCCCGCTTCCGGTCAGCGACATCGACCGGGCGAAGGAGTTCTACAGCGAGAAGCTGGGCTTCCACGTCGACATCGACACGGAGGTCATGCCCGGCATGCGCATCGTCCAGCTGACCCCGCCGGGGTCGGGCTGCTCCATCGCGCTGGCGGGCGACGCGCTCTGGGAGACGATGGCGGGCCCGAGGCCAGCCGTCGGCTCCTACCAGGGCCTGCAGCTGTGCGTCGCCGACGCGAAGGCCGCGCACGCGGAGCTGGTCGCGCGCGGGCTCGACGTCTCGGAGCCGGTGCAGCACGCGCCGCAGGACGGCGGCACGTTCATGTACTTCAAGGACCCGGACGGGAACGGCTGGGCGATCCAGGAGTACCGGGTGCGGGCGACCACGCCGCTGCGGGAGGCGATCACCGCGCAGGACTGA
- a CDS encoding bifunctional [glutamine synthetase] adenylyltransferase/[glutamine synthetase]-adenylyl-L-tyrosine phosphorylase, with amino-acid sequence MTVPQGRRSSTFTRLLRHGFTDPSTAERLLDDPALSALRDDPLLLDALGATADPDLALLGLVRLVEAQGDDLGRRELLDTLVTAKPLRDRLLGVLGASEALADHLARHPLDWRALVTYESADLHPGVAEFERGLADAADPESLRVAYRRCLLSIAARDVCGTTDVAQAAAELADLATATLRAALAQARAAAPGDAAQCRLAVIAMGKCGGHELNYVSDVDVIFVAEAAEGTDEDKAIRAATRLASHMMRICSETNVEGTIWPVDANLRPEGRNGPLVRTLSSHLAYYQRWAKTWEFQALLKARPVAGDLALGEEYVEALAPLVWQAAERENFVPDVQKMRRRVIENIPAGEVDRELKLGPGGLRDVEFAVQMLQLVHGRSDRSLRSGSTLVALQALGAGGYVGRVDAAQLDDAYRFLRSLEHRIQLYKLRRTHLVPEDDADLRRIGRSLGMRTEPITELGRAWKRHTSVVRRLHEKLFYRPLLDAVAQLAPGEARLSTEAARERLVALGYADPSAALRHLEALASGVTRKAAIQRTLLPVLLGWFADSADPDAGLLGFRKVSDALGKTPWYLRLLRDEGAAAENLARVLSAGRLAPDLLLRAPEAVALLGDQGGLEPRGRAHLEQEILAAVRRAEGAEHAVTVARGVRRREMFRTAAGDLIGTYGTEDSPAEADPGTLVDRVGDAVSDLTAATLAGTLRAVVREGWGDTLPTRFAVIGMGRFGGHELSYGSDADVLFVHEPREGADEQEAAKAAAKVVAEMRRLLQLPSADPPLLIDADLRPEGRSGPLVRTLGSYEAYYRRWSLVWESQALLRAEPVAGDEELGRAFIELVDPLRYPAEGLGEDAVREIRRLKARMEAERMPRGADPTLNAKLGRGGLSDVEWTVQLLQLEHGWAEPGLRTTRTRQALAAACAAGLIPTQDAATLDEAWVLAARVRNAVMLVRGRAGDTFPSDGRELAAVARYLGYDPGHVGEMLDDYRRITRRARAVVEERFYGA; translated from the coding sequence ATGACGGTGCCGCAAGGGCGACGAAGCAGTACGTTCACACGGCTGCTGCGGCACGGCTTCACCGACCCGTCAACCGCCGAGCGGCTCCTCGACGACCCCGCGCTGAGCGCCCTGCGCGACGACCCGCTGCTCCTGGACGCCCTCGGCGCCACCGCCGACCCCGACCTGGCGCTGCTCGGCCTGGTCCGGCTCGTGGAGGCGCAGGGCGACGACCTCGGACGGCGCGAGCTCCTCGACACCCTCGTCACCGCCAAGCCCCTGCGCGACCGCCTCCTCGGTGTGCTTGGCGCCTCCGAGGCCCTCGCCGACCACCTGGCCAGGCACCCCCTGGACTGGCGTGCCCTCGTCACCTACGAATCGGCGGACCTGCACCCCGGCGTGGCGGAGTTCGAGCGGGGCCTCGCCGACGCCGCCGATCCCGAGTCGCTGCGCGTCGCGTACCGTCGCTGCCTGCTCTCCATCGCGGCCCGCGACGTGTGCGGCACGACCGACGTCGCCCAGGCGGCGGCCGAGCTCGCGGACCTCGCCACGGCGACGCTGCGGGCGGCGCTCGCCCAGGCCCGCGCGGCCGCGCCCGGCGACGCCGCGCAGTGCAGGCTCGCGGTGATCGCGATGGGCAAGTGCGGCGGTCACGAGCTGAACTACGTCTCCGACGTCGACGTCATCTTCGTCGCCGAGGCCGCCGAGGGCACCGACGAGGACAAGGCGATCCGGGCCGCGACGCGCCTCGCCTCGCACATGATGCGGATCTGCTCGGAGACGAACGTCGAGGGCACCATCTGGCCCGTCGACGCGAACCTCCGTCCCGAGGGCAGGAACGGCCCCCTGGTGCGCACGCTCTCCAGCCACCTCGCGTACTACCAGCGCTGGGCCAAGACCTGGGAGTTCCAGGCGCTGCTCAAGGCCCGCCCTGTCGCGGGCGACCTCGCGCTCGGCGAGGAGTACGTAGAAGCGCTCGCCCCGCTCGTCTGGCAGGCCGCCGAACGCGAGAACTTCGTGCCCGACGTGCAGAAGATGCGGCGCAGGGTCATCGAGAACATTCCGGCGGGCGAGGTGGACCGCGAGCTGAAGCTCGGCCCCGGCGGGCTGCGCGACGTCGAGTTCGCCGTGCAGATGCTCCAGCTGGTGCACGGCCGCAGCGACCGTTCGCTGCGGAGCGGCTCGACGCTCGTCGCGCTCCAGGCGCTCGGCGCGGGCGGCTACGTGGGGCGCGTGGACGCCGCCCAGCTCGACGACGCGTACCGCTTCCTGCGCTCCCTCGAACACCGCATCCAGCTCTACAAACTGCGCCGCACCCACCTCGTGCCCGAGGACGACGCCGACCTGCGGCGCATCGGCCGCTCCCTCGGCATGCGCACCGAGCCGATCACCGAGCTCGGCCGCGCCTGGAAACGGCACACATCCGTCGTGCGCAGGCTCCACGAGAAGCTCTTCTACCGCCCGCTGCTCGACGCCGTCGCCCAACTCGCCCCGGGCGAGGCGCGGCTGAGCACGGAGGCGGCCCGCGAACGCCTCGTCGCCCTCGGCTACGCGGACCCCAGCGCGGCGCTCAGGCACCTGGAGGCACTGGCGTCGGGCGTGACCCGCAAGGCGGCCATCCAGCGCACCCTGCTGCCGGTGCTCCTCGGCTGGTTCGCGGACTCCGCCGACCCCGACGCGGGCCTCCTCGGCTTCCGCAAGGTGTCCGACGCGCTCGGCAAGACCCCCTGGTACCTGCGGCTGCTGCGCGACGAGGGTGCCGCCGCGGAGAACCTCGCCCGCGTCCTGTCCGCCGGACGCCTCGCCCCCGACCTGCTGCTGCGCGCCCCCGAGGCCGTCGCCCTCCTCGGTGACCAGGGCGGCCTCGAACCGCGCGGCCGCGCCCACCTGGAGCAGGAGATACTGGCCGCCGTGCGCCGCGCGGAGGGCGCCGAGCACGCCGTGACCGTGGCGCGCGGGGTACGGCGCCGCGAGATGTTCCGCACCGCCGCCGGCGACCTCATCGGCACGTACGGCACGGAGGACAGCCCCGCCGAGGCCGACCCCGGCACGCTCGTGGACCGGGTGGGCGACGCCGTGTCGGACCTGACGGCCGCCACCCTCGCGGGCACGCTGCGCGCCGTCGTCCGCGAGGGCTGGGGCGACACGCTCCCCACCCGCTTCGCCGTCATCGGCATGGGCCGCTTCGGCGGCCACGAGCTGAGCTACGGCTCGGACGCGGACGTCCTGTTCGTGCACGAGCCGCGTGAGGGCGCCGACGAGCAGGAGGCGGCGAAGGCGGCGGCGAAGGTCGTCGCCGAGATGCGCAGGCTCCTGCAGCTCCCCTCCGCCGATCCGCCGCTGCTCATCGACGCCGACCTGCGCCCGGAGGGCCGCAGCGGCCCGCTGGTGCGCACCCTCGGGTCGTACGAGGCGTACTACCGCCGCTGGTCCCTCGTCTGGGAGTCGCAGGCGCTGCTGCGCGCCGAACCGGTCGCGGGCGACGAGGAGCTCGGGCGTGCCTTCATCGAACTCGTCGACCCGCTGCGCTACCCCGCGGAGGGCCTCGGCGAGGACGCGGTCCGCGAGATCCGCCGCCTCAAGGCCCGCATGGAGGCGGAACGCATGCCGCGCGGCGCCGACCCGACCCTCAACGCGAAGCTGGGCCGCGGCGGTCTCTCCGACGTCGAGTGGACCGTGCAGCTCCTGCAGCTGGAGCACGGCTGGGCCGAACCGGGGCTGCGCACGACCCGGACACGGCAGGCGCTGGCCGCGGCCTGCGCGGCGGGGCTGATCCCGACGCAGGACGCGGCGACCCTCGACGAGGCGTGGGTCCTCGCGGCACGCGTCCGCAACGCGGTCATGCTGGTGCGCGGCCGGGCGGGCGACACGTTCCCCTCCGACGGCCGCGAACTGGCGGCGGTCGCCCGGTACCTGGGGTACGACCCCGGCCACGTCGGCGAGATGCTGGACGACTACCGGCGCATCACGCGCAGGGCGCGGGCGGTCGTGGAGGAACGGTTCTACGGGGCCTGA